A single window of Nocardia sp. NBC_01327 DNA harbors:
- a CDS encoding nuclear transport factor 2 family protein, producing MPTIAPTQQAVEAYHSARFRGDIPAAAEQLAPEFSFRSPFIESDSPTGHLAGIEQLVQIIDRIDMISTLYGDSDAVLIYDLHTNSPVGIQRTAEHFRLHDGRIIAITLIFDSAPWQAIMAAPDQAAIIRSSARA from the coding sequence ATGCCCACCATCGCACCGACCCAGCAGGCCGTCGAGGCCTACCATTCGGCCCGCTTCCGCGGCGATATTCCGGCCGCCGCCGAACAACTCGCCCCGGAGTTCTCCTTCCGCAGCCCGTTCATCGAATCCGACAGCCCGACAGGTCATCTCGCGGGCATCGAACAGCTCGTCCAGATCATCGACCGCATCGACATGATCAGCACGCTGTACGGCGACTCCGATGCCGTGCTGATCTACGATCTGCACACCAACTCACCGGTGGGAATTCAGCGCACCGCCGAGCACTTCCGCCTGCACGACGGCCGCATCATCGCGATCACCCTCATCTTCGATTCGGCGCCCTGGCAGGCGATTATGGCCGCCC